CGTGGTGGCCCGCATGACCGGCATGCTGATCGGCGTCGCGGCGCTCAGTGCGTGGGGCCTGTACCGGTTCAACCAGATCCTGGCCACACTGCCGAGTCCGGGCGGCAACAGCCTGGCCGCCAAGATCGCAGGCGAGGCCGAGCGCTACCGCACCGCCTTCGCCATGCAGTACGGCTCGATCTTCTTCGTCACCGTGATCGTGTGTCTGGTCGGCGCCGGGCTGGCCCTGTTCGTCGGCGGCAGGCAAGCGCACGCCGGCTCCGCGGATGCCGAGTCGTCGCTGACCCCGTCGCAGTAGCTCACACGTCGCGGGCCAGGAGGTCGGCCCAGGTGTCGCGGCGCACCACGAGCCGGGCGTCCCCGTTCGCGGCGAACACCACCGGGATGCGGCGCGCCCCGTTGTACTGGTTGGACATCGTGTAGCAGTACGCGCCGGTGACCGGGACGGCCAGCAGGTCCCCGACCACTGGATTGTCAAGGGAGACAACGTCGATCAGCTGGTCGCCGGATTCGCAGTGCCTGCCGACGACGGTGACCTCGGAGCCCCCGCCCACCCGGTCGACGAGGGTGGCCTCGAACCGCTGCCCGTACAACGACACCTCGAGGTTGTCCCCCATCCCGCCGTCGACCGCGACGTGGGTGACCACCCCGTGTTTGACGGTCGTCACCCGGTAGACCGTGCACGCCGCGGTCGCGGTCATCGACCGGCCCGGCTCGACGATGATGCGGGCGTCGGCGGGGACCAGGCCGCGAGCCTTCTCGATCATGGTGTGGGCGTAGGCGTCCACCGTCGGCGGGTGATCGGCGTAGGTGTAGCGCACCCCGAGCCCGCCGCCGAAGTCGTATACGTCGAAGCTGCCCAGCTCGGCGACCGGAGCCACGGCGGCGGCGAGCTGGTCGGCGTCGAGCAGCTGCGAGCCGACGTGAGTGTGCACGCCGTCGCAGCGCAACACCCGGCTGCGTCGGATCTTCTCGATCGCCAGCCGGGCATCTGCCGGCAGCAGGCCGAATTTCGAGCCGGCGTGACCGGTTGCCACCGCGGCATGGGTATCGGCCTCGATACCCGGCACGACCCGCACCAGGCAGGGCTGCCTGCGGCCCGGCTCGACAATGCGTTCCAGCCGGTCGATGTCGTCGAAGTTGTCGACGACGATCAGGCCGACACCGCTGCTGACGGCCATACCGATTTCTTCGTCGG
This is a stretch of genomic DNA from Mycobacterium sp. ELW1. It encodes these proteins:
- the lysA gene encoding diaminopimelate decarboxylase encodes the protein MNDPDVLGLFPPGSQHSDGVLTVGGCRLDALAAEFGTPVMVVAEDAVRQRARDYLSAFRSRWARADVAFASKAFPCTAIQRLASEEGLLLDVAGGGEIATALAAGADPARMLLHGNAKTDEEIGMAVSSGVGLIVVDNFDDIDRLERIVEPGRRQPCLVRVVPGIEADTHAAVATGHAGSKFGLLPADARLAIEKIRRSRVLRCDGVHTHVGSQLLDADQLAAAVAPVAELGSFDVYDFGGGLGVRYTYADHPPTVDAYAHTMIEKARGLVPADARIIVEPGRSMTATAACTVYRVTTVKHGVVTHVAVDGGMGDNLEVSLYGQRFEATLVDRVGGGSEVTVVGRHCESGDQLIDVVSLDNPVVGDLLAVPVTGAYCYTMSNQYNGARRIPVVFAANGDARLVVRRDTWADLLARDV